Proteins encoded in a region of the Streptomyces sp. NBC_00310 genome:
- a CDS encoding 4-hydroxybenzoate 3-monooxygenase: protein MTTPTPLSGSAPAERTPVVIVGAGPAGLTVGNILRAAAVDCVVLETESREFIERRPRAGFLEEWAVRALERRGLADRLLERAPVHTEFEFRFAGERRRFPYTEITGHHHYVYPQPLLVTDLVREYADVRGGDIRFGVRDVRLHDIDSERPSVSYVDPATGERRLLHCEFVAGCDGARGVTRAALPAEHATVARHDHGVGWLALLAEAPPSSDCVILGVHARGFAGHMARSPEVTRYYLEVPAGDDPANWPDERVWSELHTRLAVPGTRPLTEGPLVEKRVLDLHNYVTEPMAYGRLFLAGDAAHLVAPIAAKGMNLALHDSLLLADALIASLGKGDDSGLRGYSEACLRRVWHYQEFSQWLAELLHGPSSGDPFRAGAATARLRRVLGSPAAASTFAELFIGKETDH from the coding sequence GTGACCACCCCCACCCCCCTCTCGGGCTCCGCCCCGGCCGAGCGCACCCCGGTCGTCATCGTCGGTGCCGGACCCGCCGGGCTGACCGTCGGCAACATCCTGCGGGCCGCCGCCGTGGACTGTGTGGTGCTGGAGACCGAGAGCAGGGAGTTCATCGAGCGGCGGCCCCGGGCCGGGTTCCTGGAGGAGTGGGCGGTGCGCGCGCTGGAACGGCGCGGACTGGCCGACCGGCTCCTGGAACGGGCGCCGGTGCACACGGAGTTCGAGTTCCGCTTCGCCGGTGAGCGGCGGCGGTTCCCGTACACGGAGATCACCGGCCATCACCACTACGTGTACCCGCAGCCGCTGCTCGTGACGGACCTGGTCAGGGAGTACGCGGACGTCCGGGGCGGCGACATCCGCTTCGGCGTGCGCGATGTCCGGCTGCACGACATCGACAGCGAGCGGCCGTCCGTGTCGTACGTGGATCCGGCGACCGGCGAACGACGCCTCCTGCACTGCGAGTTCGTCGCCGGCTGCGACGGCGCGCGCGGTGTCACCCGGGCCGCCCTGCCGGCCGAGCACGCCACTGTCGCCCGGCACGACCACGGCGTCGGATGGCTGGCACTGCTCGCCGAGGCGCCGCCGTCGTCCGACTGCGTCATCCTCGGGGTGCACGCCCGGGGCTTCGCCGGGCACATGGCGCGCAGCCCCGAGGTCACCCGCTACTACCTGGAGGTCCCGGCCGGCGACGACCCGGCGAACTGGCCGGACGAACGGGTCTGGTCCGAGCTGCACACCCGGCTGGCCGTCCCCGGCACCCGCCCGCTCACCGAGGGCCCACTCGTCGAGAAGCGGGTGCTCGACCTGCACAACTACGTCACCGAGCCGATGGCGTACGGCCGGCTGTTCCTCGCGGGGGACGCGGCCCACCTCGTCGCGCCGATCGCCGCGAAGGGCATGAACCTCGCGCTCCACGACTCCCTGCTTCTCGCGGACGCGCTGATCGCCTCCCTCGGCAAGGGTGACGACAGCGGGCTGCGCGGCTACTCGGAGGCCTGTCTGCGCCGGGTCTGGCACTACCAGGAGTTCTCGCAGTGGCTGGCGGAGCTGCTCCACGGGCCGTCGTCCGGCGATCCGTTCCGGGCGGGCGCCGCGACCGCCCGGCTCCGTCGCGTCCTCGGCTCCCCCGCCGCGGCGTCGACGTTCGCGGAACTGTTCATCGGCAAGGAGACCGACCACTAG
- a CDS encoding pyridoxal-phosphate dependent enzyme: protein MIGISEIRDAAERIAGHVVRTPTVPSPGLSAFLGVPVTAKLELLQRTGSFKARGATAKLLALTDAERAAGVVAVSGGNHGIALAHMAAALHIKATVVMSRTAPRRAADLVEAAGASLRLTDGMAEAFALTERLRSEGLTLVHPFDDPLVIAGQGTVGLEFAEDTGGSGDGGALTDVLVSIGGGGLVAGVAAAFGALRPEVRVWGVETVGATAMTEALAAGGPVTVPLSSVVTTLSAPSASQLTYDHVAALVEDVLVVSDAEAVRGVLDFAEHAKVWTEPAAGCLLPAARQVLERVGDGARLGLVVCGGNATPADITDWARQFGLT from the coding sequence TTGATCGGGATCTCCGAGATCCGGGACGCAGCCGAGCGGATCGCAGGACATGTCGTGCGGACGCCGACGGTGCCGAGCCCGGGGCTGTCCGCGTTCCTTGGTGTCCCGGTGACCGCGAAGCTGGAGCTGTTGCAGCGGACGGGCTCGTTCAAGGCCCGGGGGGCGACGGCGAAGCTGCTGGCGCTGACGGACGCCGAGCGGGCGGCCGGGGTCGTGGCGGTCAGTGGCGGCAACCACGGGATCGCGTTGGCGCACATGGCGGCCGCGCTGCACATCAAGGCGACCGTGGTGATGTCGAGGACCGCGCCCAGGCGGGCCGCCGACCTCGTCGAGGCGGCCGGGGCCTCGCTGCGGCTCACCGACGGGATGGCGGAGGCGTTCGCGCTGACCGAGCGGTTGCGGTCGGAGGGGCTCACCCTCGTCCACCCGTTCGACGACCCGTTGGTGATCGCCGGTCAGGGCACCGTCGGCCTGGAGTTCGCCGAGGACACCGGAGGCAGCGGAGACGGCGGAGCGCTCACCGACGTGCTCGTCAGCATCGGTGGTGGCGGGCTCGTCGCCGGTGTCGCCGCCGCCTTCGGGGCCCTGCGTCCGGAGGTCCGCGTCTGGGGCGTGGAGACCGTCGGCGCCACGGCCATGACCGAGGCGCTCGCGGCGGGCGGCCCCGTCACGGTCCCCCTCTCCTCCGTCGTCACCACGCTCAGCGCCCCCTCCGCCTCCCAGCTCACCTACGACCACGTGGCCGCCCTCGTCGAGGACGTCCTGGTGGTCTCCGACGCGGAGGCGGTGCGAGGCGTCCTCGACTTCGCCGAGCACGCCAAGGTGTGGACGGAGCCCGCCGCCGGATGCCTGCTGCCCGCCGCCCGGCAGGTGCTGGAGCGGGTCGGCGACGGCGCCCGGCTGGGCCTCGTCGTCTGCGGCGGCAACGCGACCCCGGCCGACATCACGGACTGGGCGCGGCAGTTCGGGCTGACGTGA